The Corticium candelabrum chromosome 17, ooCorCand1.1, whole genome shotgun sequence genome has a segment encoding these proteins:
- the LOC134192812 gene encoding uncharacterized protein K02A2.6-like, with amino-acid sequence MVALRHRLEQEQQTLDCITQNSDFYRVVLEREVLCTAIVANMDRLREPLEEPLPNSYDEFYEQDGDKQKAVFLTSIGGTTYILLKNLVRPRLPQDLELEALIDVLKRHYQPKVVVIAERFKFFKRQQREEADLTLERALQILHAFEAARQETKVLRGCAPQGPPTLKSETAYIVRKDTTGVNTKTTKHGSGVEQACHRCGTKGHTPRNCGFNTQTCHFCKRQGQICRVCRKRMQSRDSKHATRGKGKPRTTHHVDEESLSVVYSISDKRGVTVEMYVAGRQIELEIDTGATVTVIPTSTYQKYLKHIQLRPTTTRLHVYNGQPLNVQEEAEVPVRYKGQQVNVNFHVVKVKNKTAILGQHYVEYGCQTKFHRPRPILYALHTKVDAELERMRKEGILKPVEKSEWAAPIVVVRKGDGNVRICGDYKVTINIYFDLDQYPMPNPDDLFSTLAGGKKFSRLDLKQAYQQMLVDPRSQQYLTINTHKGMFTYTRMPFGISSAPSIWQRATDKVLSGLDGVICYLHDILIVGNSDEQHNQRLFKVLERLNQIGIKLKMEKCDFGKSKVEYLGHVVSAEGISPSRSKMEAIQNAPDPSNVTELKAFLGLLNYYGKFLPNFSSTLQPLYLIEETATLEVVESTEKGIPPIKSSCDASPYGVGACLSHVMQDGTERPVAFASRTLAPAEKNYAHLEKEALALIYGVRHLHKYLMGRKFTLVADHRPLLRILGAKEGVPTLAAARLQRWALILSAYSYELEYRGGQENKKADVLSRLSIPVEVIDPNEQIFGVDYCEPLPMTAKGIAKATQLNVVPRRAYQYTRYGWTTRDVDQSLQPFAKRANELSIGGGYLLWGSRVIIPEELRKTVLAQIHEGHLGTSKMKALARSYVWWPNLDRDIEDLTRSCEQCQNQKSRPSTTKPSHPWIYPTSPWERVHADFAEFAGKQYLLIVDAFSKWPVVHELGIHATTGQTIAAMRRSFSCHGFPQRLVTNNVPQFRAQDFKEFMEANGIKHQLTPPYHPASNGQVERMVQELKKSLKGRPAGRSISHQVSSFLLYYRTTPHIATGKTPAELLIKRIPRTKLSLLRPEVSDIDRDEQRIKFEEATKRSRQLDPGCKVSVWNPRQDSRGRWLVGTVDQQLGATNYLVNVEGHSRHVHIDQMRWRDQWSVPETADVSVPEIEVEEIPVPVIPVVITKFLPAFAQLSKFVVQHIIHDHMFDASRKSERHCLGLLELNENKQQDMVEIMSHLNKRYGPYQFDYGGNAKFQPFVRLQFGGDQLTAERARNSKRAVIKGLVPYQRL; translated from the exons ATGGTCGCTTTGAGACACAGATTAGAGCAGGAGCAACAGACACTGGATTGCATCACTCAGAATTCAGACTTCTACAGGGTTGTCTTGGAGCGTGAAGTTCTTTGCACAGCTATAGTGGCAAACATGGATAGGTTGAGAGAACCTTTGGAGGAACCTTTGCCGAATTCGTATGATGAATTTTATGAACAAG atggagacaaacagaaggccGTGTTCTTGACGAGCATCGGAGGGACGACCTACATCCTATTGAAGAACCTAGTAAGACCGCGACTGCCGCAAGATCTCGAGTTGGAGGCGCTGATTGACGTGCTAAAGAGGCACTACCAGCCCAAAGTAGTCGTCATAGCGGAGCGATTCAAGTTCTTCAAAAGGCAACAGCGAGAAG AGGCAGACCTTACATTAGAGAGGGCTCTGCAAATATTACATGCATTCGAAGCAGCGAGACAGGAGACTAAGGTTCTTCGTGGGTGTGCGCCACAAGGTCCGCCCACTCTGAAGTCTGAGACCGCGTACATTGTTCGGAAAGACACAACAGGTGTCAATACGAAAACCACTAAACACGGAAGTGGTGTCGAACAAGCATGTCACCGATGCGGAACGAAAGGGCATACGCCACGGAATTGTGGATTTAATACACAAACGTGCCATTTTTGCAAGAGACAGGGGCAAATTTGTAGAGTATGCCGGAAGAGAATGCAGAGTAGAGATTCCAAGCACGCAACACGTGGAAAGGGGAAGCCCCGAACTACCCATCACGTAGACGAGGAATCGCTTAGTGTTGTTTATAGTATCTCGGACAAGAGAGGTGTTACAGTGGAAATGTATGTGGCTGGAAGACAGATAGAGTTAGAAATCGATACCGGAGCAACAGTTACGGTTATTCCCACTAGTACATATCAGAAGTACTTGAAACATATACAGTTGCGCCCAACTACCACCAGATTGCACGTGTACAATGGACAGCCCTTGAACGTGCAAGAAGAAGCGGAAGTTCCTGTAAGGTATAAGGGACAGCAAGTAAATGTAAATTTTCATGTGGTAAAAGTGAAGAACAAGACCGCCATCCTAG gccaacattatgTTGAATACGGATGCCAAACCAAGTTTCATCGACCCAGACCGATTCTATATGCCTTGCATACTAAGGTCGATGCTGAACTCGAACGGATGCGGAAGGAAGGTATCCTGAAACCAGTAGAGAAGAGTGAATGGGCAGCACCCATCGTGGTAGTTCGAAAGGGGGATGGAAATGTTAGAATATGTGGCGACTACAAGGTCACCATCAACATCTATTTTGATTTGGATCAATATCCGATGCCGAATCCAGATGACTTGTTTTCAACCTTAGCAGGAGGGAAGAAATTTTCTCGTTTAGATCTCAAACAGGCCTATCAACAGATGTTAGTAGACCCCAGAAGTCAGCAATACCTAACCATTAATACACACAAGGGCATGTTTACGTACACAAGGATGCCATTTGGCATAAGCTCAGCACCCAGTATATGGCAACGAGCTACAGATAAGGTTCTATCAGGACTGGACGGAGTCATCTGCTACCTACATGATATTCTAATAGTGGGCAACAGTGATGAACAGCATAACCAAAGATTATTCAAGGTCTTGGAAAGACTGAACCAAATCGGAATTAAGCTAAAAATGGAAAAATGTGACTTTGGCAAGTCTAAGGTAGAATATTTGGGGCACGTGGTGAGTGCAGAAGGCATATCCCCATCTCGGAGTAAGATGGAAGCGATTCAAAATGCACCTGACCCTAGTAACGTGACTGAATTGAAGGCTTTCTTGGGACTTCTAAATTATTATGGGAAGTTCTTACCAAATTTTTCATCGACATTACAACCACTATATCTTATTGAAGAAACAGCAACGTTGGAAGTGGTTGAATCAACAGAGAAAGGCATTCCG CCCATCAAGTCAAGTTGTGATGCTTCACCATATGGAGTAGGAGCGTGTCTAAGTCATGTTATGCAAGATGGCACTGAACGCCCAGTCGCATTTGCATCACGAACACTAGCTCCAGCTGAGAAGAATTATGCTCATTTAGAAAAAGAGGCCCTAGCCTTGATTTATGGAGTAAGACACTTGCATAAATACCTGATGGGAAGGAAATTTACGCTAGTAGCCGATCATCGACCGCTACTGAGGATTCTAGGAGCTAAGGAAGGAGTTCCTACGCTAGCAGCTGCACGACTGCAGCGCTGGGCACTCATATTAAGTGCGTACAGCTATGAGTTAGAATACCGGGGAGGGCAGGAAAACAAGAAAGCTGATGTATTGTCTCGACTTTCTATACCAGTAGAAGTGATTGATCCAAATGAACAAATCTTTGGAGTGGATTATTGTGAACCATTGCCAATGACTGCCAAAGGGATTGCAAAGGCAACCCAATTGAATGTGGTGCCAAGGAGAGCATATCAATATACTCGATACGGATGGACTACCAGAGATGTTGACCAATCCTTACAACCATTTGCTAAACGTGCTAATGAGTTATCGATTGGAGGTGGCTACTTATTGTGGGGCAGCAGAGTGATCATCCCAGAGGAATTGAGAAAGACCGTATTAGCGCAGATACATGAGGGTCATCTAGGGACCAGCAAAATGAAGGCCTTAGCCAGAAGTTATGTGTGGTGGCCAAACCTGGACAGGGATATAGAAGATTTGACAAGATCATGTGAACAGTGTCAAAACCAGAAGAGTAGACCAAGTACTACTAAACCCTCACATCCATGGATCTACCCAACATCACCATGGGAACGTGTCCATGCAGATTTTGCAGAATTTGCGGGGAAGCAGTATTTACTTATTGTAGATGCCTTCTCTAAATGGCCGGTAGTCCACGAACTGGGTATACATGCTACTACAGGGCAGACAATTGCAGCTATGCGAAGAAGCTTTTCTTGTCATGGATTCCCACAGCGACTTGTAACCAACAACGTGCCTCAGTTTAGGGCACAAGACTTCAAGGAGTTTATGGAGGCCAATGGAATCAAGCATCAACTGACTCCACCCTACCATCCTGCATCTAATGGACAGGTAGAGCGAATGGTACAAGAGTTGAAAAAGAGCTTGAAGGGTCGACCAGCGGGAAGATCGATAAGTCATCAAGTGTCTTCGTTCCTTCTATACTATCGTACGACTCCACATATTGCAACAGGCAAAACTCCTGCCGAACTGTTGATCAAACGAATACCAAGAACCAAGTTATCTTTGTTGCGGCCAGAGGTAAGTGACATTGACAGAGATGAGCAGAGAATCAAGTTCGAGGAAGCTACCAAACGATCAAGACAACTGGATCCTGGTTGTAAAGTCAGTGTGTGGAATCCACGTCAAGATAGTCGTGGTAGGTGGTTGGTGGGAACCGTTGACCAACAGCTAGGAGCAACCAACTATTTAGTGAATGTGGAAGGACATTCCAGGCACGTGCATATAGACCAAATGCGGTGGAGAGATCAATGGAGTGTACCAGAAACAGCTGATGTAAGCGTACCAGAAATAGAGGTGGAAGAGATACCAGTACCAGTCATTCCTGT AGTGATCACTAAGTTTCTCCCTGCATTTGCACAGCTTTCAAAGTTTGTGGTACAGCACATCATCCATGATCACATGTTTGATGCCAGTAGGAAATCAGAGAGACACTGTCTAGGTCTTCTTGAGTtaaatgaaaacaaacaacaagacatgGTCGAGATAATGTCTCATCTCAATAAAAGATATGGTCCATATCAGTTTGATTATGGTGGCAATGCCAAATTTCAACCTTTTGTGCGCTTGCAGTTTGGTGGTGATCAGCTCACTGCTGAGCGTGCACGAAACTCGAAAAGGGCTGTTATCAAAGGTCTGGTGCCATATCAGAGACTTTAA
- the LOC134192813 gene encoding uncharacterized protein LOC134192813, with amino-acid sequence MTILISGSGKINETFIQNIEHALQGFKSPNFCKAKVTLFLDVQSMDDHELDSIVKAAVTAVLDYEFGIYGKARVDTVEEWQRVIESSRIRLENTLERIGVDQEVTVFRAKDFEWTNNMYAAMNQLKVKKDFSYVTAQPLWPFTLKFSTALCYEKYNDVSLESYGIPKLCPGRFDDMWVIPNNMIFTNNSTDIFNCTWLGDCLQLALSNNQTLADLISINFRFRNASTSRLYHYWQSKEPFVLNLEEGFFQKVSGPTVLYEAMNATFWSSLLADERDIEDGFFIGVSQLVEWMTEDQINYKDLSAGFYEGQNFDCKTGYSSCEIAAIILPCCVFLFDALGFLLRLAALLCKMIFPVIHKSRIVIWMPSLGYYLTGLKAENAIGQKIYDRLQSNCNNVKKTKNNQKQNQCCNTSLFLWIVFSIVSRLMFLSLLLYGPLALWRRFAIKSTHRVNTDQGSAFIKVLVGYTITVSLYFIVSWYVGVRSGQGLTAMKRVIQNAKLGNKEKMLQYSTPWSSIGATVAIMTTHVVHTVIMIDTVTKFERSIGWYSGFNCYTAFMYASFYAFYYLMSYMSLLHAYNYDQWANSYFMLLNNDRTRPNEQAHEDDNMAHVNEIDANVAIGDKATLTNNMPDVKGNIPQESNGNETTNNLELLTRPIEEAHEDGNMAHVNEIDVNVVSEDKTTLTNNTPDAQGNIPQEANGNETTNNLESLIGEYNKYYSGYFSLLILVVVQVPAGYFPMLYFAKYLNTTIPFLDSVGIARRLSLLITIIAISAMPFGTTWYTYKQIRDGFKQFKRDPSNADRYKDCFTSPMPFLGKSQFLLNQIPNAIIIIITLL; translated from the coding sequence ATGACAATATTGATTTCGGGAAGCGGTAAAATCAATGAGACGTTTATTCAAAACATCGAGCATGCTCTACAAGGTTTCAAGAGTCCAAACTTTTGCAAAGCAAAAGTTACTCTTTTCCTCGATGTTCAATCTATGGACGATCATGAATTAGATTCCATAGTCAAAGCTGCTGTTACTGCAGTCTTGGATTATGAATTTGGTATTTACGGAAAGGCTAGGGTCGATACAGTGGAAGAGTGGCAAAGGGTCATTGAGAGTAGTCGTATTCGTCTTGAAAATACTCTGGAACGCATCGGTGTTGATCAAGAAGTGACTGTATTTCGGGCTAAGGATTTTGAATGGACCAACAATATGTACGCAGCCATGAACCAGTTGAAAGTAAAAAAGGATTTCTCTTACGTCACAGCTCAACCGCTCTGGCCATTTACGTTAAAGTTTAGTACAGCCCTTTGCTACGAAAAATACAACGACGTTTCTCTAGAGTCTTACGGCATACCTAAATTGTGTCCTGGAAGATTTGATGACATGTGGGTGATTCCCAATAACATGATATTTACCAACAACAGCACAGACATATTTAACTGCACTTGGTTAGGAGATTGCTTGCAGTTGGCACTGTCCAACAATCAAACCTTAGCGGACTTGATTTCAATCAACTTTCGTTTTCGAAACGCTAGCACATCAAGACTGTACCATTATTGGCAAAGTAAAGAACCATTTGTTCTCAACTTAGAGGAAGGCTTTTTTCAGAAAGTGTCGGGACCAACCGTACTCTATGAAGCGATGAACGCCACATTTTGGTCGTCTCTGTTAGCAGATGAACGCGACATAGAGGACGGTTTCTTTATTGGCGTTTCACAGCTTGTAGAATGGATGACTGAAGACCAAATAAATTACAAAGATCTTTCCGCTGGATTCTACGAGGGCCAGAACTTTGACTGCAAAACTGGTTATTCATCGTGTGAAATAGCAGCTATCATCTTGCCTTGTTGTGTCTTTTTATTCGATGCTCTTGGTTTTCTATTGAGGCTTGCTGCGTTGTTATGCAAAATGATCTTTCCCGTCATTCACAAGTCACGTATAGTAATATGGATGCCCAGTTTAGGGTATTATTTGACCGGCTTGAAGGCTGAGAATGCTATTGGTCAAAAGATTTACGATCGACTACAAAGTAATTGCAATAATGTCAAAAAAACAAAGAACAATCAAAAACAAAATCAATGCTGCAATACAAGCCTATTCCTTTGGATAGTTTTCTCAATTGTATCGAGACTTATGTTTCTGAGTTTATTGTTGTATGGTCCTCTAGCACTGTGGAGAAGATTTGCTATCAAAAGCACCCACAGGGTTAACACTGATCAAGGTTCTGCGTTTATCAAAGTTCTAGTGGGGTACACAATTACAGTCAGCCTTTACTTTATAGTCTCCTGGTATGTCGGTGTACGCAGTGGTCAAGGTTTAACGGCTATGAAGAGAGTCATCCAAAATGCTAAACTCggaaacaaagaaaaaatgtTGCAATATTCTACACCATGGAGCAGCATTGGGGCTACGGTTGCAATAATGACAACTCATGTTGTTCACACTGTGATTATGATTGATACTGTTACCAAATTTGAGAGAAGCATCGGATGGTATTCCGGATTTAACTGTTATACGGCGTTTATGTACGCGTCCTTTTATGCTTTCTACTATCTTATGTCGTACATGTCATTGCTTCATGCATACAATTATGATCAGTGGGCTAATTCATATTTCATGCTTCTCAATAATGACAGAACAAGACCTAATGAACAGGCACATGAAGATGATAATATGGCTCACGTAAACGAAATAGATGCAAACGTTGCAATCGGAGACAAAGCTACTTTAACAAACAACATGCCTGACGTGAAAGGTAACATTCCACAAGAATCCAATGGTAacgaaacaacaaacaatctgGAATTGCTAACCAGACCTATTGAAGAAGCACATGAAGATGGGAATATGGCTCACGTAAACGAAATAGATGTAAACGTTGTAAGCGAAGACAAAACTACTTTAACAAACAACACGCCTGACGCGCAAGGTAACATTCCACAAGAAGCCAATGGTAacgaaacaacaaacaatctgGAATCGCTAATTGGCGAGTACAACAAATATTATTCAGGATACTTCTCTTTGTTGATACTCGTTGTAGTGCAAGTACCGGCTGGCTATTTTCCTATGCTCTACTTCGCCAAATATTTAAATACAACTATTCCTTTTCTGGATTCTGTTGGCATTGCGAGGCGGCTTTCTTTGCTTATTACTATCATCGCAATTTCAGCAATGCCATTTGGCACAACGTGGTacacatataaacaaataagaGATGGATTTAAACAGTTCAAGAGAGATCCCAGTAATGCTGACAGGTACAAGGATTGCTTTACCAGTCCAATGCCTTTTCTGGGCAAGAGTCAGTTTCTACTGAATCAAATTCCGAATGCAATTATAATCATCATCACTTTACTTTAA